From the genome of Marixanthomonas ophiurae, one region includes:
- the wecC gene encoding UDP-N-acetyl-D-mannosamine dehydrogenase: protein MEHKPSVVMMGLGYIGLPTAALIASRGLKVTGVDIREDVVKTINQGKIHIVEPDLDGLVHHVVKEKHLKAATKPVEADVYLIAVPTPFKDNHVPDLSYVLSATKNLIPTLKKGALVILESTSPVGTTEKVQKLIFEERPELKGHIHIAYCPERVLPGNVLHELKHNDRAIGGINKDATDKAIAFYKHFVVGELHPTNAKTAEMVKLVENASRDNQIAFANELSVICDKAGINVWEMINLANKHPRVNILKPGTGVGGHCIAVDPWFIVSEFPNESGLIKKSRETNNYKTEWVLEKIKNKALAFKIENDREAKIACMGLAFKPDIDDLRESPALYVAKTLKKGGFSTLDVEPNLKEGDTRDLTTVSDAIHQADIIVFLVAHTAFKTLDIDTSKEVLDFCGVRQ, encoded by the coding sequence ATGGAGCACAAACCAAGCGTAGTAATGATGGGGTTGGGATACATTGGTCTTCCCACAGCGGCATTGATAGCAAGCAGAGGCTTAAAAGTAACCGGTGTTGACATTCGCGAAGATGTGGTGAAAACTATTAACCAAGGGAAAATACATATTGTAGAGCCTGATTTGGATGGCCTTGTACATCACGTGGTAAAAGAAAAACATTTAAAAGCAGCTACAAAACCAGTTGAAGCAGATGTTTATTTAATAGCTGTTCCCACGCCGTTTAAAGATAATCACGTACCTGATTTAAGTTATGTGCTCTCTGCAACCAAAAACTTAATTCCTACTCTAAAAAAAGGAGCGTTGGTAATATTGGAATCCACCAGCCCTGTAGGAACCACAGAGAAGGTGCAAAAACTCATTTTTGAAGAACGTCCCGAACTAAAAGGACACATTCACATAGCTTATTGTCCTGAGCGTGTATTGCCAGGAAATGTACTGCACGAATTAAAGCATAACGACCGTGCCATTGGAGGTATCAATAAAGATGCTACCGATAAAGCCATCGCTTTTTACAAGCACTTTGTGGTAGGCGAACTTCACCCAACCAATGCCAAGACTGCCGAAATGGTAAAACTGGTAGAAAACGCATCCCGTGACAACCAAATTGCCTTCGCCAATGAACTTTCAGTAATTTGTGACAAAGCGGGCATCAACGTTTGGGAGATGATTAATTTGGCTAATAAACACCCGCGTGTTAATATTTTAAAGCCTGGCACAGGTGTAGGTGGCCATTGTATTGCGGTAGACCCTTGGTTTATCGTTTCAGAATTTCCAAATGAAAGCGGCCTGATTAAAAAATCGCGCGAAACCAACAATTACAAAACCGAGTGGGTACTTGAAAAAATAAAGAATAAAGCATTGGCTTTTAAGATTGAAAATGATCGTGAAGCCAAAATTGCCTGTATGGGCCTTGCTTTTAAACCTGATATTGACGATTTACGGGAATCTCCAGCATTATACGTAGCCAAAACCTTAAAGAAAGGAGGTTTTTCAACCTTAGATGTAGAACCCAACCTAAAAGAAGGTGACACACGCGATTTAACGACTGTTTCTGATGCGATACACCAAGCTGATATTATTGTGTTTTTGGTAGCGCATACAGCCTTTAAAACGCTTGATATTGATACTTCAAAAGAGGTGTTGGATTTTTGTGGGGTTAGGCAATAA
- a CDS encoding putative metal-binding motif-containing protein — protein sequence MRVHFLLIVSIFLTCCNSDDSEEVINNCEKIAWYEDMDNDGYGNPDVSLEECIKPEGYVDNNLDCNDNNPELNPDFPTPIWYEDMDNDGYGNPDVSLEECIKPEGFVDNDLDCNDSNPEINPDFPTPIWYEDMDNDGYGNPDVLLEVCIKPEGYVDNNLDCNDINPEINPDAQEIDGNEIDENCDGKYQFPYSVGNKWYYEGSESIVDPWGSSSVSTQYIFESVEKFQEDSKTYYKIKQIKIADGEESVTYSNINPEFDSEIYEYVGTVSLFGYSTKKYDFLFSIYPERITYGYSLKFGQISYSLFNNDEVVHVSKTYSIKGCIINGVSYGDVNLLK from the coding sequence ATGAGAGTACATTTTTTATTAATTGTAAGTATATTTTTAACCTGTTGTAATTCCGATGATTCAGAAGAGGTAATAAATAATTGTGAAAAAATCGCGTGGTATGAAGATATGGACAACGATGGTTATGGTAATCCAGATGTGTCACTAGAAGAATGCATTAAGCCTGAAGGTTATGTAGATAATAATTTAGATTGTAATGATAATAACCCTGAATTAAATCCTGATTTTCCTACTCCGATTTGGTATGAAGATATGGACAACGATGGTTATGGTAATCCTGATGTGTCACTAGAAGAATGCATTAAGCCTGAAGGCTTTGTGGATAATGATTTAGATTGTAATGATAGTAACCCTGAAATTAACCCTGATTTTCCTACTCCGATTTGGTATGAAGATATGGACAATGATGGTTATGGTAACCCTGATGTATTACTAGAAGTATGTATTAAGCCTGAAGGTTATGTTGATAATAACTTAGATTGTAATGATATTAACCCTGAAATAAACCCTGATGCGCAAGAAATTGACGGAAATGAAATAGATGAAAATTGTGATGGTAAGTATCAATTCCCTTATTCAGTAGGAAATAAATGGTATTATGAAGGTTCCGAAAGTATCGTTGATCCTTGGGGAAGTAGTAGTGTAAGTACTCAATATATATTTGAATCAGTTGAAAAGTTTCAAGAAGACTCAAAAACATATTATAAAATTAAACAAATTAAAATAGCTGACGGAGAAGAGAGTGTAACTTACAGTAATATTAACCCTGAATTTGATTCAGAAATATATGAGTATGTTGGAACGGTTTCTTTATTTGGTTATTCGACTAAAAAGTATGATTTTTTATTTTCTATTTATCCAGAAAGGATTACTTATGGATATTCTTTAAAGTTTGGACAAATAAGTTATTCTCTTTTTAATAACGATGAGGTTGTTCATGTGTCAAAAACATATTCAATTAAAGGGTGTATTATTAATGGTGTATCTTATGGAGATGTAAATCTTTTAAAGTAA
- the wecB gene encoding non-hydrolyzing UDP-N-acetylglucosamine 2-epimerase, protein MKKKNLIVFGTRPEAIKMAPLVLQFLNTSEFETKVCVTAQHREMLDQVLVFFDITPDYDLDVMKPNQNLYSLTATIIEGMKPVLEDFNPDYVYVHGDTTTSMAVGIAGFYSGAKVCHIEAGLRTFDRQYPFPEEFNRQLTGKIADYHFAPTNLSKENLLAENTSEKNILVTGNTVIDALLYGIDKVNAKNFKDTEIEMLKEKLDLDRKIILVTGHRRENHGEGLLNICKALKEIALANKDVQIIYPVHLNPNVKGPVHELLAGVDNIILVQPLAYPAFIWLMEKSYLIITDSGGIQEEAPSLGKPVLVTRTTTERPEAVEEGTVLLVGTDSDKITSETHKLLNDKAYYNGMSLRHNPYGDGKSTQKIISFIKEL, encoded by the coding sequence ATGAAGAAAAAAAACCTAATTGTTTTCGGAACACGTCCAGAAGCCATAAAAATGGCTCCCTTGGTGTTACAATTTTTAAACACTTCGGAATTTGAAACTAAAGTATGCGTTACGGCTCAGCACCGTGAAATGCTGGACCAAGTATTGGTTTTTTTCGACATTACACCCGATTACGATCTTGATGTGATGAAACCGAACCAAAACCTATACAGCCTAACCGCTACCATTATTGAAGGGATGAAACCGGTATTGGAAGACTTTAATCCAGATTATGTATATGTGCATGGTGACACAACCACCTCCATGGCTGTCGGGATTGCAGGTTTTTATAGCGGCGCAAAAGTATGTCATATAGAAGCAGGTTTACGAACCTTTGACAGGCAGTATCCATTCCCTGAAGAGTTTAACCGCCAATTAACAGGGAAAATAGCAGATTATCACTTTGCTCCCACAAATCTTTCCAAAGAAAACTTACTAGCTGAAAATACTTCAGAAAAAAATATTTTGGTCACGGGAAACACGGTTATTGATGCCTTGTTATACGGAATCGATAAAGTGAATGCAAAAAATTTCAAGGATACTGAAATCGAAATGCTGAAAGAGAAGCTGGATCTTGACAGAAAGATAATTTTAGTCACTGGACACCGTAGAGAAAATCACGGGGAAGGCTTGTTGAACATATGCAAAGCGTTGAAAGAAATAGCTCTAGCAAATAAAGATGTTCAAATAATTTACCCAGTTCATTTAAATCCAAATGTAAAAGGTCCCGTTCATGAGTTATTAGCTGGAGTGGACAACATTATTTTGGTACAACCGTTGGCGTATCCAGCTTTTATATGGCTAATGGAAAAATCATATTTGATTATAACCGATAGCGGCGGCATACAAGAAGAGGCGCCTAGTTTGGGTAAACCGGTATTGGTAACCCGAACCACCACCGAACGTCCCGAAGCAGTAGAAGAAGGCACGGTACTATTAGTTGGCACCGATTCAGATAAAATAACTTCTGAGACACATAAACTACTAAACGATAAAGCATATTACAATGGAATGAGCCTGCGCCACAATCCGTATGGGGATGGAAAATCGACGCAAAAGATAATTTCATTTATAAAAGAACTATAA
- the rfbD gene encoding dTDP-4-dehydrorhamnose reductase, whose protein sequence is MTSVLVTGANGQLGRCLQDASEKYPQLNFFFASRNQLDIENQVAVTALFSEKKFDYCINTAAYTNVEKAESEQKKAFNNNAETVRHLALTCKTAKTTLIHISTDYVFDGKKTTAYLETDATNPINVYGASKLKGEQYIREICTNYFIFRTSWLYSTYGHNFLNSILKFVKERKTISITTEQTGTPTNANDLASVLLQAIASENKKYGLYHYSNTGEATWYDFAKAIIDYSNQNDAIKLAKTDHYPTFAARPKYSVLNTEKVLQNLNVETIHWKESLKIILNN, encoded by the coding sequence ATGACTAGCGTATTAGTAACAGGTGCAAACGGACAATTGGGAAGGTGTTTACAAGATGCCTCAGAAAAATATCCACAACTAAATTTTTTCTTTGCTTCGCGAAACCAACTTGATATTGAAAACCAAGTAGCGGTTACCGCCCTTTTTTCAGAAAAGAAATTCGATTACTGCATAAATACCGCAGCCTATACCAATGTTGAAAAAGCTGAAAGTGAACAAAAGAAGGCGTTTAATAACAATGCAGAAACTGTAAGACACTTGGCATTGACCTGCAAAACAGCCAAAACCACTTTAATTCATATTTCAACAGATTATGTTTTTGACGGAAAGAAAACAACGGCGTATTTAGAAACCGATGCCACGAATCCAATTAATGTATATGGTGCTTCAAAATTGAAAGGAGAACAATACATTCGGGAGATTTGCACCAACTATTTTATTTTTAGAACCTCGTGGTTATACTCCACTTACGGACATAACTTTTTAAACTCCATCCTAAAGTTTGTCAAGGAGCGGAAAACAATTAGTATCACAACCGAGCAAACGGGAACTCCTACTAATGCAAATGATTTGGCAAGTGTATTATTACAGGCTATTGCTTCAGAAAACAAAAAATACGGTTTATACCATTATAGCAATACTGGGGAAGCTACTTGGTATGATTTTGCCAAAGCTATTATAGACTATTCCAATCAAAATGATGCGATAAAACTTGCTAAAACAGACCATTATCCTACTTTTGCAGCGCGGCCTAAGTACAGTGTGCTGAATACTGAAAAAGTATTACAGAATTTAAACGTGGAAACAATCCATTGGAAAGAAAGCCTCAAAATTATTTTGAACAACTGA
- a CDS encoding asparagine synthase-related protein, whose protein sequence is MAGIYGVLLKENKQRELYKQFYNADFSNTIQEEIEVGGFTFGRSVLNKFNDDRFLYENEDYIVCYEGINYSLTRTPHDFIEAFEQSQEDFISSLKGTFSGFIFSKKKNKIILFNDQLATKDIYYFYDKEVGFAFSSEMHVLSKLLRQNKISINYDYDGIYSLALYGQMFDEFTLVKEIKRLRYGSTLSYDLETKKLIADQYFKLEKKIEPQNLNLNDVIENVDRIMLKAIKEEWQKDTDNGYSEHLSLISGGMDSRVNALLAKKMGFQKINGYTYGNPNSSDVKIAQKVASENFESQLQFNLQNGDFFVENTLENYVKATDGLTHFTANAIIYNVMRSVNTTSYGVLHSGQIGDVPFGYFIKQNFDFKANKDKIGLTGFVQNRKYLEKLTFLNELTERYQGSDYEVFTYEQRQINGTLLGDRVFNNFIDHVAPFYDTELIEYTLSVPLKYKMNQRLYFEWLKAKHPEVLRYKWEKIGLKPNSNFNINYGRLIKKYVNGGKKYFGLKYDSMNPIANWFQKDSTILKQFDKLFQENITLIKDKELQRDLEKIYKDDIFEYRNRFGVITVLLAIRLHFYR, encoded by the coding sequence ATGGCAGGAATTTACGGAGTTTTATTAAAAGAGAACAAACAGCGGGAATTGTACAAACAATTTTATAACGCCGATTTCTCAAATACGATTCAAGAGGAAATTGAAGTTGGAGGGTTTACTTTTGGTCGTTCGGTACTTAATAAATTTAATGATGATCGATTTCTATATGAAAATGAAGATTATATTGTTTGTTATGAAGGGATTAATTACTCTTTAACAAGAACCCCCCATGATTTTATTGAAGCGTTTGAACAAAGCCAAGAAGATTTCATCTCTTCCTTAAAAGGAACCTTTTCAGGGTTTATTTTTTCCAAGAAGAAAAACAAGATTATTCTTTTTAATGATCAGTTGGCCACCAAGGATATTTACTATTTTTATGACAAAGAGGTTGGTTTTGCATTTTCTTCAGAAATGCATGTGCTGTCCAAGCTTTTACGTCAAAATAAAATCTCTATAAATTATGATTACGATGGTATTTATTCTTTGGCATTATATGGACAAATGTTTGATGAGTTTACGCTGGTAAAAGAGATTAAGCGTTTGCGGTATGGCTCGACACTTTCTTATGATTTAGAAACAAAAAAATTGATTGCTGACCAGTATTTTAAGCTAGAGAAAAAAATAGAACCACAAAACCTAAACCTTAATGATGTCATTGAAAATGTTGACCGCATTATGCTTAAGGCCATTAAAGAGGAATGGCAGAAAGACACAGATAATGGGTATTCAGAACATTTGAGTTTAATCAGCGGTGGAATGGATTCGCGGGTAAATGCCTTACTTGCAAAAAAAATGGGGTTTCAAAAAATAAATGGCTATACCTACGGAAATCCTAATTCCAGCGATGTGAAAATTGCGCAAAAAGTAGCTAGTGAAAATTTTGAATCCCAGCTTCAATTTAACTTGCAAAATGGTGACTTTTTTGTTGAAAATACGCTGGAAAATTATGTGAAAGCTACTGATGGATTAACCCATTTCACCGCCAATGCCATTATCTATAATGTTATGCGAAGCGTGAATACAACCTCTTATGGAGTATTGCATTCTGGTCAAATTGGGGATGTCCCTTTTGGTTATTTTATTAAACAAAACTTTGATTTTAAGGCCAATAAAGATAAAATAGGACTTACAGGCTTTGTTCAAAATAGAAAGTATTTGGAAAAATTAACCTTTTTAAATGAACTGACCGAGCGTTACCAAGGGTCAGATTATGAAGTTTTCACTTATGAACAACGCCAAATCAATGGAACTTTGTTAGGGGATCGAGTTTTTAATAATTTTATAGATCATGTAGCTCCGTTTTATGACACAGAGCTTATTGAGTATACGCTTTCAGTTCCACTTAAATATAAAATGAATCAACGCCTTTATTTCGAATGGCTTAAAGCAAAGCATCCTGAAGTTTTGCGGTACAAATGGGAAAAAATAGGTTTAAAACCCAACTCAAACTTTAATATCAATTATGGGCGGTTAATCAAAAAATATGTCAATGGAGGTAAAAAATACTTTGGATTAAAATATGACAGCATGAATCCTATTGCAAACTGGTTTCAGAAAGATTCTACTATTTTAAAACAGTTTGATAAACTGTTTCAAGAAAACATCACTTTAATTAAAGATAAAGAACTTCAACGGGATTTAGAAAAAATCTATAAGGATGATATTTTTGAATACCGTAATAGATTTGGTGTTATTACGGTTTTATTGGCAATACGGCTCCATTTCTATAGATAA
- the rfbC gene encoding dTDP-4-dehydrorhamnose 3,5-epimerase, protein MELQQTTLKDCFILKPRMFQDERGFFSETYNKQTFKEATGLDIDFVQDNQSISTYGVLRGLHFQRGPMAQSKLVRVVKGKALDIIVDIRKDSETFGKHISVILDDVEQKQLFVPRGFAHGFITLSKTSVFAYKCDNFYDKTSEGGIIYDDATLGVDWHLPKEDLIISEKDKQLPAFKEAIL, encoded by the coding sequence TTGGAACTACAACAAACAACATTAAAAGACTGCTTCATTTTAAAACCCCGTATGTTTCAAGATGAAAGAGGTTTTTTTTCTGAAACATATAATAAACAAACATTTAAAGAAGCAACGGGCTTAGATATTGATTTTGTTCAAGACAACCAATCTATTTCCACCTATGGTGTGTTAAGAGGCTTACATTTTCAAAGAGGACCTATGGCGCAAAGCAAATTGGTTCGGGTGGTAAAAGGCAAAGCTCTGGATATTATTGTTGATATCAGAAAAGATTCTGAAACTTTCGGAAAGCACATCAGCGTAATTCTTGACGATGTAGAGCAAAAACAATTATTTGTTCCTAGAGGTTTTGCCCACGGCTTCATTACACTTTCTAAAACCTCTGTTTTTGCCTATAAATGTGATAACTTTTACGATAAAACTTCAGAAGGAGGAATTATCTATGATGACGCAACCTTAGGGGTGGATTGGCATCTGCCTAAAGAGGATTTAATCATTTCAGAAAAAGATAAACAACTTCCCGCGTTTAAGGAAGCGATTTTATGA
- a CDS encoding MATE family efflux transporter, with amino-acid sequence MAGIYGVLIKDNKSENISNKWLLGLFGEEFKSGTTVLLILCSIHLISSAMGSAAIIMQMTGYQKQYHNIALVSLGFNLSLNFILIPNFGITGAAIATAFSLCFWNVSNAVFLKRKENIVTYFNPFQKLKR; translated from the coding sequence ATGGCAGGAATATATGGCGTATTGATTAAGGATAACAAGAGTGAAAATATTTCCAATAAATGGTTGTTGGGATTGTTTGGGGAAGAATTTAAGTCGGGTACAACTGTATTACTTATTTTATGTAGTATTCACTTAATCAGTAGCGCAATGGGGTCCGCAGCTATAATTATGCAAATGACGGGTTATCAAAAACAATATCATAATATTGCGCTGGTAAGTTTAGGGTTTAATTTAAGCTTAAATTTCATTCTTATTCCTAATTTTGGAATTACAGGTGCGGCAATAGCCACTGCATTTAGTTTGTGCTTTTGGAATGTAAGCAATGCGGTATTTTTAAAACGAAAAGAGAATATTGTAACTTATTTTAATCCTTTTCAAAAATTAAAACGATAA
- a CDS encoding O-antigen ligase family protein, with protein MKISIQTFNFFIVSTILLFAFSLNFFGEILNGIYRIGFTDELGILLVLCIGVYILLSLRKVRVYNKDFLILFPLLTLVYVFFYYETFISFVYEYYKLFIFLVFLPVLKFFNAATLQRFLKLLHKLFLLVLSINFVFIVLQYITKNAILTKIGYSELRVSGWEKIGRYTGLFDVGTLGATALLILMLNEIGNKGNKSHKYILILGVLSVIFSSSKASYAILILWIFIYFRKQLLKHFLKIIAGVAAIGTVIFFYTYKAIISKIIQYQFFLENLYNPKIVNLANVEMRAMFWAQSIKIVQNNLFGLGLGTFGDASSKYNPEAYKMPASLWPDQFVYLSDSALSHVIAEQGITCLLYLFVLFFPLLKAHKNAKVYVYMLMCFYFVQVIFTMGFSAGTWPLLFALLYAILYYSKSKKINALFEKAD; from the coding sequence ATGAAAATCAGTATCCAAACATTTAATTTTTTTATCGTTTCGACGATACTGCTTTTTGCTTTTTCGCTTAATTTTTTTGGAGAGATTTTAAACGGTATATACCGTATTGGATTTACCGATGAATTGGGCATTTTATTGGTGCTATGCATAGGGGTTTATATATTACTTTCTTTACGCAAGGTGCGGGTGTACAATAAAGACTTTTTAATACTATTCCCGTTGCTTACACTAGTTTATGTGTTTTTTTATTACGAGACCTTTATTTCTTTTGTTTATGAGTATTACAAACTGTTTATATTTCTTGTTTTCTTGCCGGTTTTAAAGTTTTTTAATGCTGCCACGTTGCAGCGGTTTTTAAAATTATTACACAAACTTTTTTTGCTGGTTCTGTCAATTAATTTTGTATTTATCGTTCTCCAGTACATCACTAAAAATGCAATCCTTACTAAAATTGGTTATAGTGAACTTAGGGTAAGTGGTTGGGAAAAAATAGGACGCTACACAGGTCTGTTCGACGTGGGAACATTAGGTGCAACCGCTCTATTAATCCTTATGTTAAACGAAATAGGAAACAAAGGTAACAAAAGCCATAAGTACATTTTGATACTTGGGGTTTTGTCGGTTATTTTTTCGAGCTCTAAAGCCTCGTATGCTATTTTAATTTTATGGATATTTATTTATTTCAGAAAACAACTTTTAAAGCATTTTCTTAAAATTATTGCGGGGGTAGCCGCAATTGGAACCGTAATTTTTTTCTATACTTATAAAGCTATTATATCCAAGATAATTCAATATCAATTTTTCTTAGAGAACTTATACAATCCTAAAATAGTCAATTTGGCCAATGTGGAAATGCGAGCCATGTTTTGGGCTCAAAGTATTAAAATAGTACAAAATAATCTATTTGGGTTAGGTTTAGGGACGTTTGGGGATGCTTCATCTAAATACAATCCAGAAGCCTATAAAATGCCTGCTTCTTTGTGGCCAGACCAATTTGTGTATTTGTCAGACTCCGCATTGTCCCATGTAATTGCAGAACAAGGTATAACCTGTTTGCTTTATTTATTTGTTTTGTTTTTTCCCCTTTTAAAAGCCCATAAAAACGCAAAAGTTTATGTGTATATGTTAATGTGCTTTTATTTTGTGCAGGTGATCTTTACAATGGGCTTTTCTGCAGGAACATGGCCGCTGCTTTTCGCTTTGTTGTATGCTATTCTATATTATTCTAAATCAAAAAAAATAAACGCTCTTTTTGAAAAAGCTGATTAA
- a CDS encoding oligosaccharide flippase family protein, whose product MLELINNKYKQYSHYLLYGSSIVFGRGLEYLWFFIISYYATKQQYGEFELYKKIIEFFAIFASLGFPALILTYTRTKQEKQDFFITGVFLSLCITIFAALILILFNANYLFLIVPILFFAIFHYSNSIYQAYNLVEKGSKYASYYKSLVSILFTVSILLFFFTIEEKEFSIIYCTYPLFIIGIIYLIKDFSIKAVITSFKKTKAILKSQFYNGSVLFLTTLVNTSFLVTDVFIINYYSGSSEGKLADYNFPLMIANMLLIVSMTLTNVDIEKYKQKHSYFKSSLRKNTLFTFLGAILLFIFYFLLTKFIYTEYENTLVVFIVILAAKVIQSLTIPYGVYLATKAVYTYVLIVLIVALLFNICFSFFLYPKYGLIGIAAVSLLGLLIRYLLYLKKYNHGRNIWRID is encoded by the coding sequence ATGTTAGAATTGATTAACAATAAATATAAGCAATACTCCCATTATTTATTATATGGCTCTTCGATTGTTTTTGGTAGAGGTCTAGAATATCTATGGTTTTTTATAATTAGCTATTATGCCACAAAACAACAATACGGTGAATTTGAGCTCTATAAAAAAATAATAGAGTTCTTCGCAATTTTTGCATCTTTAGGTTTCCCAGCATTAATATTGACCTATACGCGCACCAAACAAGAAAAACAAGATTTTTTTATAACGGGTGTATTTCTATCATTATGTATTACCATATTTGCTGCTTTAATCCTGATACTATTTAATGCTAATTATCTTTTTTTGATAGTACCAATACTTTTCTTTGCCATATTTCATTATTCAAATTCTATATATCAAGCCTATAATTTAGTTGAAAAAGGCAGCAAATATGCTTCTTATTATAAGAGTTTGGTATCTATATTATTTACAGTCTCTATCTTATTGTTCTTTTTTACGATAGAGGAAAAGGAATTTTCTATCATATATTGTACCTACCCACTTTTTATTATCGGAATTATTTACCTTATTAAGGACTTCAGTATTAAAGCAGTTATTACGTCTTTCAAAAAAACAAAAGCTATCCTGAAATCTCAATTTTATAATGGAAGTGTTTTGTTTTTAACAACATTGGTAAACACTTCTTTTTTAGTTACCGATGTTTTTATTATTAATTATTATTCTGGCAGTAGTGAAGGAAAATTGGCTGATTATAATTTTCCTTTAATGATTGCAAATATGTTGCTTATTGTTTCTATGACCTTAACCAATGTGGATATAGAAAAATACAAACAAAAACACAGTTATTTCAAATCTTCATTGCGGAAAAACACTCTTTTTACTTTTTTAGGAGCTATTCTTTTATTTATTTTTTACTTTTTATTGACAAAATTTATATATACTGAATATGAAAACACATTAGTGGTGTTTATCGTAATTTTAGCCGCTAAAGTAATTCAAAGCCTTACAATACCTTATGGAGTATACCTAGCTACTAAAGCGGTATACACCTACGTTTTAATCGTTTTGATAGTTGCTTTGTTATTTAATATATGCTTTAGCTTTTTTCTTTACCCAAAATATGGTCTTATAGGTATTGCGGCTGTAAGTTTATTGGGATTACTAATTAGATACTTACTTTATTTAAAAAAATATAACCATGGCAGGAATATATGGCGTATTGATTAA
- a CDS encoding SGNH/GDSL hydrolase family protein, translating to MKKLIKYRYIIVFGVLICISILSFVFYLKDELFFRFKFNLSNTEVIDDIGKMYVYTTFYNKLILNNKTGKELKPKHHYRLTFKKSNKSYLFSFNNKEVSDSLHLNYVVWYFKKPIEKEGYAHIEEVDLDRKEKGQIKVAMLTEQMGCCLLTGKKFRYQWNKINPELNFVGNQKDVYGYEYYGGENLTTKGILEQSKKIEQANIIVVWTGRNDWNMSANETVKNISETFKSLKKQTPTSRLILLYPAPSPVKEYDDKIKQTVMALEKERWPDVTQINSYELLKSQKNWKETMFFKNYGLTEKAYEIIVKNIDDAVFQNR from the coding sequence TTGAAAAAGCTGATTAAATATAGATATATAATTGTATTTGGGGTGCTTATTTGCATTTCAATACTAAGTTTTGTCTTTTATTTAAAAGATGAATTGTTTTTCCGGTTTAAGTTCAACCTCAGCAATACCGAGGTAATCGATGATATTGGGAAAATGTATGTTTACACAACATTTTACAATAAATTAATACTTAATAATAAAACTGGAAAAGAACTTAAACCAAAACATCATTATAGACTTACATTTAAAAAATCAAATAAGTCCTACCTATTTTCTTTTAACAATAAAGAGGTTTCTGATAGTTTACATTTAAATTATGTAGTTTGGTATTTTAAAAAGCCAATTGAAAAGGAAGGCTATGCCCACATTGAAGAAGTAGATTTAGATAGAAAAGAGAAAGGACAAATTAAAGTTGCCATGTTAACAGAACAAATGGGATGCTGTTTATTGACCGGAAAAAAATTCCGGTATCAATGGAACAAAATAAACCCAGAACTTAACTTTGTAGGCAATCAAAAAGATGTATATGGATATGAGTACTATGGTGGTGAAAATTTAACCACCAAAGGTATCTTAGAACAATCAAAAAAAATTGAACAAGCAAATATAATTGTTGTATGGACCGGCAGGAATGATTGGAATATGTCAGCTAATGAAACTGTTAAAAACATAAGTGAAACGTTTAAAAGCTTAAAAAAACAAACACCTACGTCAAGATTAATCCTTTTGTATCCGGCTCCCAGTCCAGTAAAAGAATATGACGATAAAATAAAACAAACAGTTATGGCCTTAGAAAAAGAGCGTTGGCCAGATGTAACACAAATAAATAGCTACGAGCTTCTTAAAAGTCAAAAAAATTGGAAAGAAACTATGTTCTTTAAAAATTACGGACTCACAGAAAAAGCATATGAAATTATTGTAAAAAACATTGATGATGCAGTTTTCCAAAATAGGTAA